One Tessaracoccus lacteus DNA window includes the following coding sequences:
- a CDS encoding phosphoglucomutase/phosphomannomutase family protein, translating to MIHFGTGGWREIIGDGFTRANVRRVVQALCTRMRAEGVVERGVVVGYDRRFLSKEAAEWAVEVFVGNGVPVTLIDRPAPTPMFMWTVRDKGCAYGLAVTASHNPALYNGLKIFTEGGRDAEVEITNELADAANQLADEDIMAVEDVRANPLTTLQTSMNWYIDSIMDQLDLEAIRHRHLNIVLDPMFGVSQTCLQTILMTARCQVDVINARHDALFGGRLPSPNAHTLDSLRQAVMESGADLGIATDGDADRLGIIDDLGNFLHPNQILVLLYHYLISSKGWKGPAVRNMSTTHMLDRVAEAHGQVCYEVPVGFKWISAKMAETDAVIGGESSGGLTVRGHIPGKDGVQAGSLLVEMVARSGKKLSELWGEMVQLYGQAEMVEDAYSFNASRRQALTQKIFVEHDLPEFPADVERIGWDDGCKVYFANGGWATIRFSGTEPVLRVFCEMPTLEAAAEISALIATHYGLGA from the coding sequence ATGATTCACTTCGGTACTGGCGGCTGGCGAGAGATCATCGGCGACGGGTTCACCCGCGCGAACGTGCGGCGTGTCGTGCAGGCGCTCTGCACCCGCATGCGCGCCGAGGGGGTCGTCGAGCGTGGCGTGGTCGTCGGCTACGACCGCCGCTTCCTGTCGAAGGAGGCCGCCGAGTGGGCCGTCGAGGTGTTCGTCGGCAACGGCGTCCCCGTCACCCTGATCGACCGGCCGGCGCCCACGCCGATGTTCATGTGGACCGTCCGCGACAAGGGGTGCGCCTACGGCCTGGCAGTCACCGCGAGCCACAACCCCGCGCTGTACAACGGTCTGAAGATCTTCACCGAGGGCGGGCGCGACGCCGAGGTCGAGATCACCAACGAACTGGCCGACGCCGCGAACCAGCTGGCCGATGAGGACATCATGGCCGTCGAGGACGTCCGCGCCAACCCGCTGACGACGCTCCAGACCTCGATGAACTGGTACATCGACTCGATCATGGACCAGCTCGACCTCGAAGCGATCCGGCACCGCCACCTGAACATCGTGCTCGACCCGATGTTCGGCGTCTCGCAGACCTGCCTGCAGACGATCCTCATGACCGCGCGCTGTCAGGTCGACGTCATCAACGCCCGGCACGACGCCCTGTTCGGCGGCCGCCTGCCCTCCCCCAACGCGCACACTCTCGACTCGCTGCGGCAGGCCGTCATGGAGAGCGGCGCCGACCTCGGCATCGCGACCGACGGCGACGCCGACCGCCTCGGGATCATCGACGACCTCGGCAACTTCCTGCACCCGAATCAGATCCTGGTGCTGCTGTACCACTACCTGATCTCCAGCAAGGGGTGGAAGGGGCCGGCGGTGCGCAACATGTCGACGACCCACATGCTCGACCGCGTCGCCGAGGCGCACGGGCAGGTCTGCTACGAGGTCCCCGTCGGCTTCAAATGGATCTCCGCGAAGATGGCCGAGACCGACGCGGTCATCGGCGGCGAGTCCTCCGGCGGCCTGACCGTCCGCGGCCACATCCCCGGCAAGGACGGGGTCCAGGCCGGCTCGCTGCTGGTCGAGATGGTCGCCAGGAGCGGCAAGAAGCTCAGCGAGCTGTGGGGCGAGATGGTTCAGCTCTACGGCCAGGCCGAGATGGTCGAGGACGCCTACAGCTTCAACGCGAGCCGCCGCCAGGCCCTCACGCAGAAGATCTTCGTCGAGCACGACCTGCCCGAGTTCCCCGCCGACGTCGAACGCATCGGCTGGGACGACGGCTGCAAGGTCTACTTCGCAAACGGCGGCTGGGCCACCATCCGCTTCTCCGGCACCGAGCCCGTGCTGCGTGTGTTCTGCGAGATGCCGACCCTCGAGGCCGCGGCGGAGATCAGCGCCCTGATCGCCACCCACTACGGCCTCGGCGCGTAG
- a CDS encoding SDR family oxidoreductase — translation MTDLSAPTGHEESLRALPADDGSTPRTLVLGATGYIGGRLVPRLLNAGYRVRVLARDAARAASFPWGGDVGIVEGSVDDADAVARAVKDVDVVYYLIHSMGAGRGFEETDERAAEVVARAAEDAEVRRIVYLGGLHPDDVELSPHLRSRVRVGEIFLDSGVPALVLQAGVVIGSGSASFEMIRHLTDVLPFMPAPKWVRNRIQPIAIRDVLHYLLGAARVDPGVNRSVDIGGPDVLRYAEMMNGYAREAGLPRRAIAALPVLTPGLASHWVNLVTPVPRSIARPLVASLQNECVMKTRDIDDLIPPPDGGLTPYREAVRLALGRLDADTVETSWQDAEVFGAPSDPLPSDPEWAGRTVFTDARQLATPASVDRLWTVILGIGGENGWYSSPFLWAARGLMDRLVGGVGLRRGRRSRTDARVGDAIDFWRVEAVDRTDAGNLLRLRAEMKVPGTAWLEMRAVPDVDGARYEQRAVFFPKGLVGRLYWLAVLPFHGAIFAGMAARITSTAEAPEAEPRRG, via the coding sequence ATGACGGACCTCAGCGCACCCACGGGACACGAAGAGTCCCTTCGGGCGCTCCCGGCCGACGACGGCAGTACGCCACGCACGCTCGTCCTCGGCGCGACGGGCTACATCGGCGGCCGACTGGTACCCCGGCTGCTGAACGCCGGGTATCGAGTGCGGGTGCTGGCGAGGGACGCGGCGCGCGCGGCATCCTTCCCCTGGGGCGGGGACGTCGGGATCGTTGAGGGTTCCGTCGACGACGCGGATGCCGTGGCCCGCGCGGTCAAGGATGTCGATGTCGTCTACTACCTGATCCACTCGATGGGCGCCGGGCGGGGGTTCGAGGAGACTGACGAACGTGCCGCCGAGGTAGTCGCGCGTGCGGCGGAGGATGCCGAGGTCCGCCGCATCGTCTATCTCGGCGGACTTCATCCCGACGACGTGGAGTTGTCGCCGCATCTGCGCTCGCGGGTTCGGGTGGGCGAGATCTTCCTGGACTCGGGCGTTCCTGCGCTCGTGCTGCAGGCCGGCGTGGTCATCGGGTCCGGGTCGGCGTCGTTCGAGATGATCCGCCACCTCACCGATGTGCTGCCGTTCATGCCGGCACCGAAGTGGGTGCGCAACCGCATCCAACCGATCGCGATCCGCGACGTGCTGCATTACCTGCTCGGCGCGGCCCGGGTCGATCCGGGCGTGAACCGGTCCGTCGACATCGGCGGACCGGACGTGCTGCGCTACGCGGAGATGATGAACGGCTACGCGCGCGAGGCGGGGCTGCCTCGACGGGCGATCGCTGCCCTGCCGGTGCTGACGCCCGGCCTCGCGTCGCACTGGGTGAATCTCGTCACCCCCGTGCCCCGGTCGATCGCCCGCCCCCTTGTCGCGTCGTTGCAGAACGAGTGCGTCATGAAGACCCGCGACATCGACGACCTCATCCCCCCACCCGACGGTGGCCTCACCCCGTATCGCGAGGCCGTGCGCCTCGCGCTGGGGCGGCTGGACGCCGACACCGTCGAGACGAGCTGGCAGGACGCCGAGGTGTTCGGCGCCCCGAGCGACCCGCTGCCCAGCGATCCGGAGTGGGCGGGGCGAACGGTCTTCACGGATGCGCGCCAGCTGGCGACTCCGGCATCCGTCGACCGGCTGTGGACTGTCATCCTCGGGATCGGCGGCGAGAACGGCTGGTACTCGTCACCGTTCCTGTGGGCCGCGCGGGGCCTGATGGATCGACTGGTGGGTGGGGTCGGTCTCCGGCGCGGGCGGCGCAGTCGCACTGATGCCCGAGTGGGCGACGCGATCGATTTCTGGCGAGTCGAGGCAGTGGACAGGACGGACGCGGGGAACCTCCTGCGCCTCCGCGCCGAGATGAAGGTGCCGGGCACCGCGTGGCTGGAGATGCGCGCGGTTCCCGACGTCGACGGCGCACGGTACGAGCAGCGCGCGGTGTTCTTCCCGAAGGGGCTCGTCGGGCGGCTCTACTGGCTGGCCGTGCTCCCGTTCCACGGCGCGATCTTCGCCGGCATGGCGGCGCGGATCACGTCGACGGCCGAGGCGCCGGAAGCCGAGCCCCGCCGGGGGTGA
- a CDS encoding galactokinase family protein — MTRWFSPGRIEVLGKHTDYAGGQSLIMALDRGVTVDVRPAPAGVTASTDAVRGAVELRSATDLPDGHWANYLRVILGRLERNFGRVAPCTIDIASTLPLASGMSSSSALLVATAMALVRFNGFDGSGTWTREITSPEALSTYLACIENGSSFGDLAGDKGVGTFGGSEDHTAMVCCHEDHVTRFRFGPAVRQDDVRVPDGLTFVAATSGVLAEKTGAARDAYNRASLTAQAVTRRWNDATGRADAHLGAAIASAPDAADRLTALVADDQVLADRLGHFLAESDRLVPGAASALAAGDLISLGGICDESQRLASTLLRNQVPETDRLAALARSLGAHASSAFGAGFGGSVWALTDVAGASDFAADWLAAYRAEFPQHALTSSALVSRPSGPQGEIVA; from the coding sequence GTGACCCGCTGGTTCTCGCCCGGCCGCATCGAGGTGCTTGGCAAGCACACCGACTACGCGGGCGGCCAGTCGCTCATCATGGCGCTCGACCGCGGGGTCACCGTCGACGTGCGGCCGGCCCCCGCCGGGGTGACCGCGAGCACCGACGCCGTGCGCGGGGCCGTGGAACTGCGCTCCGCCACCGACCTCCCCGACGGCCACTGGGCCAACTACCTGCGCGTCATCCTCGGCCGCCTCGAGCGGAACTTCGGCCGGGTGGCGCCCTGCACGATCGACATCGCCTCGACCCTCCCGCTCGCCTCGGGCATGAGCAGCTCGTCGGCGCTGCTGGTCGCGACGGCGATGGCGCTCGTGCGGTTCAACGGGTTCGACGGGTCGGGCACTTGGACCCGGGAGATCACCAGCCCAGAGGCGCTCTCCACCTACCTCGCGTGCATCGAGAACGGCTCCTCCTTCGGCGACCTCGCCGGTGACAAGGGCGTCGGCACCTTCGGCGGATCCGAGGACCACACGGCGATGGTCTGCTGCCACGAGGACCACGTCACCCGGTTCCGCTTCGGACCCGCCGTCCGTCAGGACGACGTCCGCGTCCCCGACGGCCTGACCTTCGTGGCAGCAACGAGCGGCGTTCTGGCCGAGAAGACGGGCGCCGCGCGGGACGCCTACAACCGCGCTTCGCTGACGGCCCAGGCCGTGACCCGTCGCTGGAACGACGCGACCGGACGCGCCGACGCCCACCTCGGTGCAGCCATCGCGTCGGCTCCCGATGCTGCCGACCGGCTGACCGCGCTGGTCGCCGACGACCAGGTCCTCGCGGACCGCCTCGGGCACTTCCTCGCCGAGTCCGATCGGCTCGTTCCCGGCGCCGCGTCCGCGCTCGCCGCCGGCGACCTGATCTCCCTCGGCGGGATCTGCGACGAGTCGCAGCGCCTTGCCTCGACGCTCCTGCGCAACCAGGTGCCAGAGACGGACCGGCTCGCCGCGCTCGCCCGCTCGCTGGGCGCGCACGCGTCGTCCGCCTTCGGCGCCGGCTTCGGCGGCAGCGTGTGGGCGCTCACGGACGTGGCCGGTGCGAGTGACTTCGCCGCTGACTGGCTGGCCGCCTACCGGGCCGAGTTCCCCCAGCACGCGCTGACCAGCTCGGCGCTGGTGTCGCGACCGTCGGGGCCCCAGGGGGAGATCGTCGCCTGA
- a CDS encoding nucleotidyltransferase family protein yields MSTEIARVRTALVMARGLGTRMRAAAEETQLDAAQSRMAERGMKGMIDVGRPFLDHVVSAAADAGVTRVVLVIGPEHDEIRNYYGTVPADRVTFEFAVQAEPLGTGDAVACARAVIGDEPFFVLNSDNYYPASALEQLQGVDGMGLVGFDAAALTAKGNIPAERVRSFALVEVTADGQLASIVEKPDAETFERLGADAPVSMNCYRFTPEIFDHLAELTPSARGEYELTDAVRAALSSGDRIAVVRSDEPVLDLSTRHDVAGVQAILKDREVHL; encoded by the coding sequence ATGAGCACTGAGATTGCACGAGTCCGCACGGCCCTGGTGATGGCCCGCGGACTGGGCACGCGCATGCGGGCCGCCGCGGAGGAGACGCAGCTCGACGCCGCGCAGTCGCGCATGGCTGAGCGCGGCATGAAGGGCATGATCGACGTCGGCCGTCCCTTCCTCGACCACGTCGTGTCGGCCGCCGCCGACGCCGGCGTTACGCGTGTCGTCCTCGTCATCGGCCCCGAACACGACGAGATCCGCAACTACTACGGCACAGTCCCTGCCGACAGGGTGACGTTTGAGTTCGCGGTGCAGGCGGAGCCGCTCGGCACCGGCGACGCGGTTGCCTGCGCCCGGGCGGTCATCGGCGACGAGCCCTTCTTCGTCCTCAACTCCGACAACTACTACCCGGCCTCCGCCCTTGAGCAACTGCAGGGCGTCGACGGCATGGGCCTCGTGGGCTTCGACGCGGCGGCCCTCACGGCGAAGGGCAACATCCCGGCCGAGCGCGTCCGCAGCTTCGCGCTCGTCGAGGTCACCGCGGACGGCCAGCTCGCGTCCATCGTCGAGAAGCCCGACGCCGAGACGTTCGAGCGCCTCGGCGCCGACGCGCCTGTCAGCATGAACTGCTACCGCTTCACCCCCGAGATCTTCGACCACCTGGCCGAGCTGACGCCGTCGGCCCGCGGCGAGTACGAGCTCACCGACGCGGTGCGCGCGGCGCTCTCGTCCGGCGACCGGATCGCGGTCGTTCGTTCCGACGAGCCGGTCCTGGACCTCTCCACGCGCCACGACGTCGCCGGCGTGCAGGCCATCCTGAAGGATCGCGAGGTCCACCTGTGA
- a CDS encoding MFS transporter: MYALLLAIIYAAFISLGLPDALIGSGWPVMHGDLGVPVSYAGIVTMIIASGTIVSSLLSERLTRRFGVGLVTAVSVALTASALLGFGFSGSFWMLCLWAVPYGLGAGAVDAALNNYVALHYAARHMNWLHSFWGVGASISPFIMGATISAGLGWSTAYQSVGGIQIALTVVLLASLPLWARVDKARPRVAHEDADAAHAPGEHVSLKRALSIPGVGLILAAFFAYCAVETTTILWASTYLVSERGIDPATAATFGALFLLGITAGRFLSGFFADHLGDRTLIRGGFIAVGVGLVLIALPLPTDIPTLAGLVIAGLGSAPIYPAIVHSTPVNFGARNSQAIIGIQMAAAYTGSTLMPPLFGALSSWTGLWVFPFYLVVLVALGLLMSEFLNRRLTAPAA; this comes from the coding sequence ATGTACGCACTGCTGCTCGCGATCATCTACGCCGCCTTCATCAGCCTGGGGCTGCCCGACGCACTGATCGGGTCTGGCTGGCCGGTGATGCACGGCGACCTCGGCGTCCCCGTGTCGTACGCCGGCATCGTGACTATGATCATCGCGTCGGGCACGATCGTCTCGAGCCTGCTGTCCGAACGCCTGACAAGGCGCTTCGGCGTCGGCCTGGTGACTGCGGTAAGCGTCGCCCTGACCGCCTCGGCCCTGCTGGGCTTCGGGTTCTCCGGGTCGTTCTGGATGCTGTGCCTGTGGGCGGTCCCGTACGGCCTCGGCGCGGGCGCCGTCGACGCCGCGCTGAACAACTACGTCGCGCTCCACTACGCGGCGCGGCACATGAACTGGCTGCACAGCTTCTGGGGCGTCGGCGCGTCGATCAGCCCGTTCATCATGGGCGCGACGATCAGCGCGGGCCTCGGCTGGTCGACGGCCTACCAGAGCGTCGGCGGCATCCAGATCGCGCTGACCGTCGTGCTTCTCGCGAGCCTGCCGCTGTGGGCCCGCGTCGACAAGGCCCGACCGCGGGTCGCCCACGAGGACGCCGATGCCGCGCACGCGCCCGGCGAGCACGTCTCGCTGAAGCGCGCGCTCAGCATCCCCGGCGTGGGGCTCATCCTTGCGGCCTTCTTCGCCTACTGCGCGGTGGAGACCACGACGATCCTGTGGGCGTCGACGTACCTCGTCTCCGAGCGCGGCATCGACCCGGCGACGGCGGCGACCTTCGGCGCCCTCTTCCTGCTCGGCATCACCGCCGGGCGCTTCCTGAGCGGCTTCTTTGCCGACCACCTCGGCGACAGGACGCTCATCCGCGGCGGCTTCATCGCCGTCGGAGTGGGTCTCGTGCTGATCGCGCTGCCCCTGCCGACCGACATTCCGACCCTCGCGGGGCTGGTCATCGCCGGCCTCGGCAGTGCGCCGATCTATCCCGCGATCGTGCACTCGACGCCCGTGAACTTCGGCGCGCGGAACTCGCAGGCGATCATCGGCATCCAGATGGCCGCCGCCTACACCGGCTCCACGCTGATGCCCCCGCTGTTCGGCGCCCTGTCGTCCTGGACGGGGCTGTGGGTCTTCCCGTTCTACCTGGTGGTCCTGGTCGCGCTGGGCCTGCTGATGTCCGAGTTCCTCAACCGGCGCCTGACCGCTCCGGCCGCCTGA
- a CDS encoding SRPBCC family protein, producing the protein MRAGFIIELICDAPPDDVLRRVLDLRAHSRVIPLTRVTPEVAADQLAVGTVFVARTSVGPVGFDDPMRVDQLSFRPATATIVKLGKVIRGAVYIRVDPTTGGSRMHWDQTVDLPWLPQALQPAAARVLRGGYRRIIRRLIEF; encoded by the coding sequence ATGCGCGCAGGTTTCATCATCGAGCTGATATGCGACGCCCCACCCGACGACGTTCTTCGCCGGGTGCTCGACCTGCGCGCCCACAGCCGCGTGATTCCGCTGACCAGAGTCACGCCGGAAGTGGCCGCCGATCAGCTCGCCGTCGGGACGGTGTTCGTGGCGCGGACATCTGTCGGGCCCGTCGGATTCGACGACCCGATGCGCGTCGACCAACTGAGCTTCCGGCCCGCGACCGCGACGATCGTCAAGCTCGGCAAGGTCATCCGCGGGGCTGTCTACATCCGCGTCGACCCGACGACCGGCGGCAGCCGCATGCACTGGGACCAGACCGTCGATCTACCCTGGCTGCCTCAGGCCCTACAACCCGCGGCCGCTCGTGTGCTCCGCGGCGGATACCGACGGATAATCCGACGTCTCATCGAGTTCTGA
- a CDS encoding putative ABC transporter permease yields the protein MSAVELAQLLMPLAFLLTYSILGWIVEVIYCAVTLGVVTNRGFLAGPYCSIYGFGGLGMVLLLRPVADNPALVFLGTMLVASALELVTGWAMEKLFRQRWWDYSDRPFNIGGYICLQFSLMWGLVGLILIDVLHPLVAAFLEWLNPWVLIGSVGALTVVVVVDSSATIQSALKLDRQLAALSDASELLRSSTDTISTELGERALQIKGRTDGLVERTTELKDRATSELKERTAQEVEELRSRREALVQQISGTTRRQLRAFPDLRSVRHPAQLEDLRARLARRGADGPADKQ from the coding sequence ATGAGCGCCGTTGAACTTGCCCAGTTGCTCATGCCGCTCGCGTTCCTGCTCACTTATTCGATCCTCGGCTGGATCGTCGAGGTGATCTACTGCGCGGTGACGCTCGGCGTGGTGACCAACCGTGGCTTTCTCGCCGGTCCCTACTGTTCCATCTACGGCTTCGGCGGCCTTGGCATGGTGCTGCTGTTGAGGCCGGTGGCGGACAATCCGGCGCTCGTTTTCCTCGGCACCATGCTGGTCGCGTCAGCGTTAGAACTGGTGACCGGTTGGGCGATGGAGAAGCTCTTTCGGCAACGCTGGTGGGACTACTCCGACCGGCCGTTCAACATCGGCGGGTACATCTGCCTGCAGTTCTCCTTGATGTGGGGCCTGGTCGGGCTGATTCTGATCGACGTGCTGCACCCGCTCGTCGCGGCTTTCCTGGAGTGGCTGAACCCATGGGTGCTGATCGGGTCCGTCGGGGCTCTGACGGTTGTGGTCGTCGTCGACTCGAGCGCGACCATCCAGTCGGCGCTGAAGCTCGATCGGCAGCTGGCGGCCCTCAGCGACGCCTCCGAGCTGCTGCGTTCCTCCACCGACACCATCAGCACGGAACTCGGCGAGCGTGCGTTGCAGATCAAGGGGCGCACCGACGGTCTGGTCGAGCGCACAACAGAGTTGAAGGACCGCGCAACGAGCGAACTCAAGGAGCGCACGGCACAGGAGGTCGAGGAGCTCCGGAGTCGACGCGAAGCTCTGGTCCAGCAGATCAGCGGCACGACGCGCCGCCAGCTGCGTGCCTTCCCCGACCTGCGCTCCGTGCGTCATCCCGCCCAGTTGGAGGACCTGCGGGCCAGGCTCGCTCGTCGCGGCGCCGACGGCCCGGCCGACAAGCAGTGA
- a CDS encoding ROK family transcriptional regulator produces MSDVTTGADASTVRHWNERAVIDAMEGRANLRVAEVATLTGLTSASAGDVLRGLQRKGWVEELSPERSGMGRPARSFRLRELPVSVLGVDVGGHTVRAVLLRPDGTVEQVGRAAIPEPRGTVESMLDAVRRATQGVDPDEVWMTGAAISGAIDTTGTVIRSVALPHLEGLDAHAILAPAVPGPLRIYHDTRAALWAESTAAAPRHVMLIHLGRRPSIAWVLNGADYLGAHGTAGDLAASDLIQPWEGIARHAGLPDPVGASLEAAGAGDREAVSSAREFFRRITPQLAFAIALVDPATVVVAGALAPAVRDLGEEFRVAVSARVQVPPEIRFSSLDEFAVASGAAQLARARVRRLLLENPGGVAAAQRSSLGGNLSVS; encoded by the coding sequence ATGAGCGACGTGACCACGGGTGCGGACGCGTCGACCGTCCGCCACTGGAACGAACGCGCCGTCATCGATGCCATGGAGGGCCGGGCGAACCTGCGGGTCGCGGAGGTGGCGACGCTGACCGGCCTCACGTCGGCCTCGGCCGGCGACGTGCTGCGCGGTCTGCAACGCAAGGGCTGGGTCGAGGAGCTGAGCCCGGAACGCTCCGGCATGGGCCGCCCCGCCCGCTCCTTCCGCCTCCGCGAGCTGCCCGTCAGCGTGCTCGGCGTCGACGTCGGCGGCCACACCGTCCGAGCAGTCCTCCTGCGCCCCGACGGCACCGTCGAGCAGGTCGGCAGAGCCGCCATCCCGGAGCCCCGTGGCACGGTCGAGTCCATGCTCGACGCGGTTCGCCGGGCCACGCAGGGCGTAGACCCCGACGAGGTCTGGATGACCGGGGCGGCCATCTCGGGGGCGATCGATACCACCGGAACGGTCATCCGATCGGTCGCGCTGCCGCACCTCGAGGGGCTCGACGCGCACGCCATCCTCGCCCCCGCGGTACCCGGCCCGCTGCGGATCTACCACGACACTCGGGCGGCGCTCTGGGCCGAGTCGACCGCCGCCGCGCCGCGCCACGTCATGCTGATCCACCTCGGTCGTCGCCCCAGCATCGCCTGGGTCCTCAACGGCGCCGACTATCTCGGCGCGCACGGCACGGCGGGAGACCTCGCGGCCAGCGACCTCATCCAGCCCTGGGAGGGGATCGCGCGTCACGCGGGCCTTCCCGACCCCGTCGGCGCCTCACTCGAGGCGGCAGGCGCGGGGGACAGGGAGGCCGTGTCGTCGGCGCGGGAGTTCTTCCGGCGGATCACGCCGCAGCTTGCGTTCGCGATCGCGCTGGTCGATCCGGCAACGGTCGTCGTCGCGGGGGCGCTGGCCCCTGCGGTGCGCGACCTCGGCGAGGAGTTCCGCGTGGCGGTGTCCGCGCGCGTCCAGGTTCCGCCGGAGATCCGCTTCTCCTCCCTCGACGAGTTTGCGGTGGCGTCCGGCGCGGCGCAGCTGGCGCGGGCCCGCGTCCGGCGTCTCCTGCTTGAGAACCCGGGCGGTGTGGCAGCCGCGCAGCGGTCCAGCCTGGGCGGCAACCTGTCGGTCAGCTGA
- a CDS encoding anion permease: protein MAHPEPRLIGGLNVSVQPFMMALTVAGAASFPTPIATPANLMVLKLAGYHFGDYWKLGLPLTILFAVVAV, encoded by the coding sequence ATGGCTCATCCTGAGCCGCGCCTCATAGGGGGCCTCAACGTCTCCGTCCAGCCGTTCATGATGGCCCTGACAGTCGCCGGCGCGGCGTCGTTCCCTACCCCGATCGCCACCCCGGCAAACCTGATGGTGCTGAAGCTGGCCGGCTACCACTTCGGCGACTACTGGAAGCTCGGCCTCCCGCTCACCATCCTCTTCGCCGTCGTCGCCGTCTGA
- a CDS encoding carbohydrate-binding domain-containing protein, translating to MKYRRRIIAGLLASVVFVVGCAATDADSGQASSDTSVTATTTDTTTSSETTTSSETTTSSETTTTESTASTADVDWDTLPSTDVTLTDDGLAITAAGTYVLSGTSTGQVTVDTEGYVRIILDGVTIASSDGAAIQIDNAEATVLELSDGSVNTVTDAATRSDEEIDGAIYSSDDLYITGSGTLNVTANFADGIVGKDDLWIEAGTINVTSADDGIRGKDSLTMSGGTITIDAAGDGLKSSNDTDLGAGQLTITGGDITITSGDDAIKAEQAIQISGGTINIVSSVEGIEAPVIVIDDGDITMNASDDGINASASEIITDGLSITINGGTLAIAMGSGDTDAIDSNGDLTITGGTIDITGQSAFDFDATGTLTGGTITVNGEEVTELSSQMMGGGQQGGGGQGGGPGGR from the coding sequence ATGAAATACCGCAGAAGGATCATCGCCGGGCTACTTGCCTCAGTCGTTTTCGTCGTTGGATGCGCAGCAACCGACGCGGATTCCGGCCAGGCTTCCTCGGACACGTCGGTCACGGCCACCACCACCGACACGACCACCAGCTCCGAGACGACCACCAGTTCCGAGACGACCACCAGTTCCGAGACGACGACCACGGAGTCAACCGCGTCCACCGCCGATGTCGACTGGGACACCCTGCCGTCCACCGACGTCACGCTCACCGACGATGGTCTGGCCATCACCGCGGCCGGAACCTACGTTCTGAGCGGCACGTCCACCGGACAGGTGACCGTGGACACCGAAGGCTACGTCCGGATCATCCTCGACGGCGTGACCATCGCCAGCAGCGACGGCGCCGCGATCCAGATCGACAACGCCGAGGCGACCGTCCTGGAACTGTCCGACGGCAGCGTCAATACCGTCACCGACGCGGCGACACGCAGCGACGAGGAGATCGACGGCGCAATCTACTCGTCCGACGATCTCTACATCACCGGCAGCGGAACGTTGAACGTCACGGCCAACTTCGCAGACGGCATCGTGGGCAAGGACGATCTGTGGATCGAGGCGGGCACGATCAACGTGACCAGCGCCGACGACGGGATCCGCGGCAAGGACTCGCTGACCATGTCCGGCGGCACGATCACCATCGACGCGGCCGGAGACGGCCTCAAGTCCAGCAACGACACCGACCTCGGCGCGGGGCAGCTCACCATCACCGGCGGCGACATCACCATCACCTCCGGGGACGACGCGATCAAGGCCGAGCAGGCCATCCAGATCAGCGGCGGCACCATCAACATCGTGTCGTCCGTCGAGGGGATCGAGGCTCCGGTCATCGTGATCGACGACGGCGACATCACCATGAACGCCTCCGACGACGGGATCAACGCGTCGGCCTCGGAGATCATCACCGACGGCCTCAGCATCACCATCAACGGCGGCACTCTCGCCATCGCCATGGGCTCCGGCGACACGGATGCCATCGACAGCAACGGTGACCTGACCATCACCGGCGGCACGATTGACATCACGGGTCAGTCCGCGTTCGACTTCGACGCGACGGGCACCCTGACCGGCGGCACGATCACCGTGAACGGCGAGGAGGTCACCGAGCTGTCGAGCCAGATGATGGGTGGCGGCCAGCAGGGCGGCGGCGGACAGGGCGGCGGTCCGGGCGGACGGTAG
- a CDS encoding VOC family protein, which produces MRTYFISLDGGARLELMSRAELDDAGGRLAQGFNHVAFSVGSASEVDALTTRLGRDRYPALSGPRTTGDGYYESVVPDPEGNLVEITA; this is translated from the coding sequence CTGCGGACCTACTTCATCAGCCTCGACGGCGGGGCGCGGCTGGAGCTCATGAGCCGCGCCGAACTCGACGACGCGGGCGGTCGCCTCGCCCAGGGGTTCAATCACGTGGCCTTCTCGGTAGGCTCGGCCTCTGAGGTCGACGCACTCACAACCCGCCTGGGGCGAGACAGATACCCCGCCCTCAGCGGGCCCCGCACCACCGGCGACGGCTACTACGAGAGCGTCGTGCCCGACCCCGAGGGGAACCTGGTCGAGATCACGGCCTGA